The Anaerolineales bacterium genome includes a region encoding these proteins:
- a CDS encoding aminopeptidase P family protein — translation MTSSASELVLPKLAQASSLLQRFDLDLWLTLVQETSLTRDPALDLIYPFGVTWHSAFLVHRSGESVAILGRYDAGTARSLQAFTTVVAYDQSIRPALIQALQRLAPRQIAVNYSPDDPASDGLTHGLKLRLDEVLAEAGFAAECVVSAARFLGSLRGQKTEQEVGRIRQAVATTQALLGELTPQLRPGVTERQLAEQMHAMMRRDGVGAAWDWETDPIINIGPEAEVGHGLPTDRALRPGQIVHVDFGVKQDGFCADLQRMWYLLGPGEDHLPEALGQAWQAVRQALLAGAEALHPGALGWEVDHAARTSLTSSGYPEYLHAFGHHLGRVAHDGSTVLGPRWERYGRTPFSAIEVGNVFAIELGVQLEGYGPVYAEEDVRVAEASLEWLSTPQTEITLIQP, via the coding sequence ATGACATCCTCAGCTTCCGAACTCGTGCTCCCCAAACTCGCTCAGGCCTCCAGCCTGCTGCAACGATTCGACCTTGACCTGTGGTTGACGCTGGTGCAGGAGACCAGCCTGACGCGCGACCCCGCCCTCGACCTGATCTATCCCTTTGGGGTGACCTGGCATTCGGCCTTCCTCGTCCATCGCAGCGGCGAGAGCGTTGCGATTCTTGGCCGCTACGACGCCGGCACGGCCAGGAGCCTGCAGGCGTTCACCACGGTCGTCGCCTACGATCAATCCATCCGCCCGGCCTTGATCCAGGCCCTGCAGCGCCTTGCCCCCCGGCAGATTGCGGTCAACTATTCACCCGATGATCCGGCCTCCGACGGGCTGACGCACGGCCTCAAGCTGCGCCTCGATGAAGTGCTGGCGGAGGCGGGCTTCGCCGCCGAGTGTGTCGTCTCGGCGGCGAGGTTCCTCGGCAGCCTGCGCGGACAGAAGACCGAACAGGAGGTGGGCCGCATCCGGCAAGCCGTCGCCACCACCCAAGCCCTGCTCGGCGAATTGACGCCGCAGCTGCGCCCTGGAGTCACCGAACGCCAGTTGGCTGAGCAGATGCATGCCATGATGCGCCGCGACGGCGTGGGCGCCGCCTGGGACTGGGAGACCGACCCGATCATCAACATCGGCCCTGAGGCCGAAGTCGGTCATGGGCTGCCGACCGATCGGGCGCTGCGCCCAGGCCAGATCGTTCACGTCGATTTCGGCGTCAAGCAGGACGGCTTCTGCGCGGATCTGCAGCGGATGTGGTATCTGCTCGGGCCGGGTGAAGACCACTTACCAGAGGCTTTGGGGCAGGCCTGGCAGGCCGTGCGCCAGGCGCTGCTGGCGGGCGCCGAAGCCCTGCATCCGGGCGCCCTTGGCTGGGAGGTCGATCACGCCGCCCGCACATCGCTCACCTCCAGCGGCTATCCAGAATACCTACACGCCTTCGGCCATCACCTCGGCCGCGTGGCGCACGACGGTTCGACCGTGCTCGGACCCCGCTGGGAGCGATACGGCCGTACCCCCTTCAGCGCCATCGAGGTCGGCAACGTCTTCGCCATTGAACTGGGGGTTCAGCTGGAGGGATACGGCCCAGTGTACGCTGAAGAGGATGTTCGGGTGGCCGAGGCCAGCCTGGAGTGGCTGAGCACTCCGCAGACCGAGATCACGCTGATCCAACCCTGA